The following coding sequences lie in one Zingiber officinale cultivar Zhangliang chromosome 2B, Zo_v1.1, whole genome shotgun sequence genomic window:
- the LOC122048187 gene encoding agamous-like MADS-box protein AGL80 — protein sequence MARRKVKLAFIDHDGARRSALKKRRRGLIKKVEQLSVLCDVECCLVIYTPGEEVATWPSTLEEARRVALRFKGVPDYEREKKMVDHVAFLQQRLALFKETLRRKHRENREMELRTMMFNAMWSPATIDQIIPEDAIALVVLVDSKLQELNDKREEMMRSLGTEVQPQSGMDPADPLGMVLGRPESAERRNNIDNMVVVPAALPPLPPPPHSAAAVDHLNPLELMLQQTMGMETRSNAVGGVGAPSPSDEMLLYLNNPSTISPWNENMFSF from the exons ATGGCGAGGAGGAAGGTGAAGTTGGCGTTCATCGACCACGACGGCGCCCGGCGGTCGGCGTTGAAGAAGCGCCGCCGGGGTCTGATCAAGAAGGTGGAGCAACTGAGCGTGCTGTGCGACGTCGAGTGCTGCCTGGTCATCTACACCCCGGGCGAGGAGGTCGCCACCTGGCCGTCGACCCTCGAGGAAGCTCGCCGCGTGGCCCTGCGCTTCAAGGGCGTCCCTGACTACGAGCGCGAGAAGAAGATGGTGGACCACGTCGCCTTCCTCCAGCAGCGCCTGGCCCTGTTCAAGGAAACCCTCCGCCGGAAGCACCGCGAGAACAGGGAGATGGAGCTGCGGACCATGATGTTCAACGCCATGTGGAGTCCCGCCACCATCGATCAAATCATACCCGAGGACGCCATCGCCCTCGTCGTGCTGGTGGATAGCAAGCTGCAG GAATTGAACGACAAGAGGGAGGAGATGATGAGGTCGTTGGGCACTGAGGTTCAACCGCAGTCGGGGATGGATCCCGCTGATCCTCTGGGGATGGTGCTCGGCCGCCCGGAGAGCGCTGAGAGGAGGAACAACATTGATAACATGGTCGTCGTCCCTGCAGCACTGCCGCCGCTGCCGCCTCCGCCTCATTCAGCAGCAGCAGTTGATCATCTAAATCCTCTGGAGTTGATGCTGCAGCAAACGATGGGGATGGAGACGAGGAGCAACGCTGTCGGCGGCGTGGGAGCACCGTCGCCGTCGGATGAGATGTTGCTCTATCTGAATAATCCTTCGACGATCAGCCCGTGGAACGAGAACATGTTCTCTTTTTAA